Below is a window of Pseudodesulfovibrio sp. 5S69 DNA.
CCCAGTCCTGGCGCTCGTACTGGGCGCGGGCCAGGTTGTACCACAGGTTCTCGTCGTCGTTCGACAGTTCCAGGGCGCGGCGGTAGTAGTCCACGGCCTGGCCGAAGAGCTTCTTCTTGCGCAGGGCGATGCCGTACTCGTTGAACAGGTGCTTGTGGTCGTCGGAAAAAGCGGTGTCCAGACCGAGGATGCGGTCAAAGACCTTCCTGGCCTTGTCCTCCTCGTCGCGGGCCAGGAGGCACAGGCCGATGCCGAAGTTGGCGCGCACGTTCTGCTCGTCCAGGTTCAGGGCGTTGGCGTACTCGTACTCGGCCGTGAAATTCTCGCCCCGCTTGCGGAACTTGTCCCCCCGAGCCACGGATTTCTGAACCATGCGCAGGTTGCCGACCACCTCCTTGAAGAGCTGGGGCATGGGCAGGTAATCGGCCAGCAACTCGTCCTTGGTGATCCTCTCCACCGGCCCGAAGGGCACGTGCTTGTTGTTCAGCCCCTGGAGCTCTATGTTGTCGCCCTCCACTTCCCTGGCGTAGTACAGGGCCGTCTGCTTGACCCGACGGGCCGTGGTGCCCGTGCCGATCTTGGCCATGCGTTCGATGGAAAAGACGCCCTCGATCAATCCTTGCTCGCTCATCATTGTCTCGCTGTGGTCCGCTCGTTTCGGTCCGATGCCTCGGAGGTTGCTGGAAAAGTCGACCGCATACTCCGGTTGACGATACACCGGATCGGGCCCGATAGGAAGCGTTCTAGCCTGTCGGCGGCTTTGCAGGCGGGGCCGAGCGCAGAACCAGGTAGCCCGCAACGCCCGCTATCAGGGACGCGCCGAGCACGGCGGTCTTGGCTCCGGCCAGCAGGCCCGGCGCGTGCCCGAAAGCCAGGGTGGCGATGAACAGGGACATGGTGAAACCGATGCCGCCGAGCAGCCCGGCCCCGACGAAATGCCGGAGCGTCACGCCGCGCGGGTAGCCTTCGGAGAAGCGGATGATGAACAGGACCATGAGCACGATGCCCACGGGCTTGCCAAGGACCAGTCCGAGGGCCGTGCCCAAGGCCGCCGGAGCCGCCTGGGCCGGGATGCCGCCGCTCAAGCTCACGCCCGCGTTGGCCAGGGCGAAGACCGGCATGACCACGAAGTCCACCAGGGGATGCAGGCCGTGTTCGAGGCGTTGCAGCGGGGTCTGGGCACGGGTGGTGATGTGCTGCATGGAGAGCAGGGCCGAGTGCATGTCCCGGTTGGTCAAAACCGACTCGTCCGGCCCGGCCGCCTTGCGATAGTCCTCAAGCAGGCGCCCCGCGTTGATCGAGTAGGCCGCGGCGTCGCACCGGGTGCGGGCCGGGATGGCGAAGGCCATGAGCACGCCCGCCACCGTGGAGTGGACCCCGGACTTGAGCACGAAGAACCACAGCAGGCAGCCCGCCAGGGCATAGAAGACCGGGGTGCGCACGCCCATGCGGTTGGCCGCGAAGGCCAAGGCCAGGCAGACCGCGCCCAGGCCGAGCATGGCAAACGAGATGTCCGCGGTATAGAACAGGGCGATGACCAGGATGGAGCCGATGTCGTCGACGATGGCCACGGCGGTCAGGAATATCTTGATCTGGTAGGGTACCCGGTCGCCGAGCAGGGCCAGGATGCCCAGGGCGAAGGCGATGTCCGTGGCCATGGGGATGCCCCAGCCCGCGAGGGACGGCTCGCCCCGGTTGACCAGGGCGAAGAGGGTCGCGGGCACGACCATGCCGCCGATGGCCGCGGCGATGGGCAGCACGGCCTGGCTGCGCGAGGAGAGCTCTCCCACCAGGAATTCGCGCTTGATCTCCAGACCGACCACGAAGAAGAACAGGGCCATGAGCCCGTCGTTGACCCACAGGATGACCGGCTTGGACAGGGCGGCCGCGCCGAAGCCCACAGTGAACTCGGTCCCCCACAGGGCGTCGTAGGAATCGGCCCACGGGGAGTTGGCCCAGGCGAGCGCGGCCAGGGCGCCGACGATGAGCAGGATGCCGCTGGTGGATTTGGATCGGAAGAACTCCTGGAACGGCATGAGCACCTGTTCGATGGGCTCCACCCCGCAGGCCATGAAATCGCGTATCGCCATGGTGTAACTCCGTTTTTTCGTCCGCGCGTCAACCGCGCCGCTGTCCCTCCAGGAGGTGGTCCACCTCGGACACGGTCAGCGGCTTGTAGAAGAAATAGCCCTGCACGAAGCGGCACCCTTCCCGCTCCAGGAAGCCGAGCTGGCCCGAGGTCTCCACGCCCTCGGCCACGATCTTGAGCCCCATGGACTCGCCCAGGGAGAAGACCGTGCGCACGATGGCCTGGCTGTCCGGGTCCTCGTCCACGGCAATGATGAAGGAGCGGTCCACCTTGACCACGTCGATGGGGAACCGTTGCAGGTAGGACAGAGAGGAATAGCCCGTGCCGAAGTCGTCGATGCAGATGCGGATGCCGAGATCCTTGAGCTGCTGGAGGATCTCCTCGGCCACCGAGGGGTTGTCCATGAGCGCGGACTCGGTGATCTCGATGTTCAGGGAGTCGGCGGACAGCCCCGAATCCTCCAGGGCGCGGGAAATCTGCCCGGCCAGCATGGACTGGCCGAAGTGCTTGCCCGAAATGTTGATGTTCACGGTCAGCTCGCTGCCCTTGGTCACCCCGGCCAGGGTCTGCCAGCGCCGCACCTGGGCGCAGGCCTCCTCCAGGACGAGGTTGTCGATGGCGTAGATCAGGCCGGTGTCCTCGGCCAGGGAGATAAAGTCTCCGGGGCCGATGATGCCGTGCTCCGGGTGACGCCAGCGGACCAGGGCCTCGAACCCGCAGACCTGCCGGGTGTCCAACTGGACGATGGGCTGGTAGACCACCTCGAACTCGCGCAGGTCCACGGCGCGCCGCAGGTCGGTCTCCAACTCCATGAGCTGGAGCGCCTGGTCGTGCATCTTGCGGTTGAAGACCTTGAAGCGCGACTTGCCGAGCTCCTTGGCCCGGTACATGGCCGTGTCCGCGTCGCGCAACAGGGCCTCGGGCCGGTCGTAGCCGTCGGTCTTGAGCACAATGCCCAGGGAAGCCGAGGTGAACACCTCGTTGCCGCCGATGGTGAACGGCTGGCGCACGCCCTCAAGGATGCGCCGGGCAATGGCGATGGCGTCCTTGGGCGCCGAAATCTCTTCCTGCAGGATGGCGAACTCGTCGCCGCCGAACCGGGCGATGGTGTCCACGGACCGGCCGCACTGCTCCAGCACGCGGGCCACCCCGCGCAGGAGCTCGTCCCCCGCGTCGTGGCCGAGCGAGTCGTTGACCACCTTGAAGCGGTCCAGGTCCATGTACAGGACCGCGAACATGTGCTTGCGCCGCCGGGAGCGCTCCATGGCCATGCGCAGGTGGTCCAGGAACAGGGCCCGGTTGGGCAGTCCGGTGAGCGGGTCGTGGAAGGCCTGGCGCTTGAGCTGGTCCTCGGCCTTCTTGCGCATGGTGATGTCCTCGATGGACCCCTCGAAGCAAACGATGTTGCCGTTCTCGTCCACGATCTTACGCGCGTTCTCCGCGACCCAGATGATCCGGCCGTCGCGCTTGCGCATCTTGGACACGAAATTCTTGACCTCGTTGCGCTCCTCGATGAGGCGCAGGAACTCCTTGCGCCGGTCCGGGTCCACGTACATCTGGGTGCCGATGTCGTAGACGGAGCTCATCAGGTCCTCGGGCGACTTGTAGCCGAGGATGCGCGCCAGCGCCGGGTTGGTGTCCTGAAACCGGCCCGAGTAGGAGGACTGGTAGATACCCTCCACCGCGTTTTCGAAGATGGTCCGGTACTTCTTCTCGGCCTTGCGCAGGGCGTCGCCGATGACCTTACGCTCGGCGATCTCGATCTTGAGCTGGGTGTTGGTGCGCATCAACTCGCTGGTGCGCTCCTCGACCTTCTGCTTGAGGGCGTCGCGGGCCTCCTGCAGCTCGCGGGTCTTCTTCCGGACCCGGTCCTCCAGGCTGCCGACCAGCTCGGAAATCTGGCCGGTCATGGCCTCCATGGCCTTGGCCAACTGGCCCACCTCGTCGGTGGAGTGGATCTCCGGCACCTTGCCGAAGTCCTTGACCGCCACCCGGCCCGCGTACTCGGTCAACTGGCGGAGCGGCTGGGAGATGTTGACCACGAACAGGAAGACGAGCAGCAGGCTGACCCCGAACAGGATGAGCATGACCACCTGCTGTTCGAGCACGGCCTCGTGGATGTTCCGGTCGATGACCGCGTAGTCCATGCCGATGTGCACGTCCCCGGCCAGGCCGGACAGGATGGGGCTCGACACGTGCAGGTAGCGCTTACCGTCCAGGACCACGTCACGCAGGATGTGTTCCTCGCGGGTCTCCACCTTGGGGGTTTCGGCCACCAGGCGCATGATCCGGTCGGGGATGAACGGCACGAAGGTGTGGGCCAGGACGTTGCCGTTCTCGTCGGCCACGAGCACGTAGGAGACCGCGTTGATGCCCAGGTACTGGTCGATGCGGCCCTGGAGCGCACCCGCGTCCTGGCTCAGGATGGTGGAGATGTCGGACTCGGCCACGGACCGGGCCAGGGCCAGGGCCTTGGACTCGTATTCGCGGGTCATCTCGCGCCGGAGCTTGTTGGAGAAGGTCATTGAGGTGACCACCGCGATCATGCCGAAAATCACGACCATGAACAGCAGCGGCTTGACGAACAGCTTGGGCGCTTTCATCGCCGCCACCTTTCCCAACTGTCGACGGGCCGGAACCGCCCGTCCCGCACGGTGGTCAGGTAGACCGCGTCGAGCCCCTGGTGCCGGTTCGGACCGAAATGCGCGTCCACCCCGATGCCCAGGTCGAAGTCATGGATGGACTCCATGACCTCGGGGATGCGTTCTCTGGACGGGGCGTCGCCCATGCGCCGGACCATCTCGCCCAGGAGCATGCCGTTCAGGAACCCCTCGAAGCTGACGAAGCTGTAGCGGCGCGGGGAATACTCCTCCCCGCCCGAGGGCATGATGCCCCCCTCGTAGTTGCCCATGATCTCGCGGTAGAGACGCACGCCGGGCAGTCCGGTCTCCTCGTAGCTCGGGACCACCTGGGACTGGATCAGGTCGGTGGTGTAGTCCCGGCCCGTGCGCTCGCTCTCGGCCTTGAGCAGGTCGAGCATCTTGTCGCTGTCCGTGAAGGACAGCCCGGCGATGGGCAGGTCGCACCCGGCGTTGCGGGCGTCGCGGATGAAGGCCGCCTGGGAAGCGTAGGTCCCGACCACGATGATGACGTCCGCACCCGCGTCCATGAGGTGCCGGGCCTCGACGGAAAAGTCCTGCCCGAAGGAGGCTCCCCGGTGGTAGGCGGCCTCGGACACGATGTGCAGCCCGTGCACGGCCAGGGCGCGGCGCACGCCGTCCCAGCCGGTGCGCCCGTAGGCGTCGGACTGGTAGAAGACCCCGATGCGTCCGCGGCCCACGGCCAGCAGATGATCCACCAGGACCCTGGTCTCGTCGAAATAGGAAGCCCGCAGGTTGAAGACGTACTTGCCGAAGGGCTCGCCGCGCAGGGGCTGTGCCCCGGTGAAGGGGAAGAGCATGTAGATGTGCCGGTCCGCGAATTTCTGGAGCAGGGGGAGGACGTGGGTGGCCGTGGGCGTGCCCACGTAGGCGGCCAGGGCGAAGACGTTGTCCCGGACGATGAAGTTGACCGTGTTCTGGAAGCTGGGACCGGGGTTGTACCCGTCGTTGGCCGGCTCGACCCGGATGGTCCAGCCGCCCTCTCCCACCCGCTCGTTGTAGTAGTCCAGGTAGGCCATGAGCCCGCGGTAATATTCGATGCCCAGTTCCCCGTTGGCGCCGGTGAAGGCGGCGGACATGCCGAAGACCAGCTCCCGCTCCCCCTGTGCCCTGGCCGGCGCCGGACCGAGCAACAGGGTAAAGAGCAGCGCGAGCAGCACGGCACCGGGCAATATTGTCCTCATTTTATCCACGGTTGAGTCATGCCATCCCTGAAAAAAAAGTGCAACCGCCGGGCGGAGTTCTCCGGCTTGTGCACAATGGTCGCGGGGCGGGCTGGAAGCGGGGAAATCCGGGGGAGCCGCGCCTAGAACACGTCGACGAATTCACAGCGCAGCCCGCCCTGGCCGTCCACGTGGACCAGGGCCAGGGAACCGCTTTCGCCCAGGGAGCCGGGATTGACCAACCGGACGCCGTCGACCACGGACCAATCGCGGGCATGGGTGTGGCCGTAGCAGACCAGGTCGTAGCCCGGTCCGAACGCCCGGGCCACCTGGACCGGCACCTGGGAGCGCGGCCCCCAGCCGTGGGTCACGCCCACGTTGAGCGGCCCGACCTGGGCGGTGAGCATGGGCTCCAGCCGCTCGGCCAGCTCCGGGTCCCAGTCGCAGTTGCCGCGCACGCAAAGGAAATTGTCGTGCCGCAGGAAATAGGCCCAGGCGGCCGCGGAGGTGATGTCTCCGCAGTGAATGAGCGCGTCGGACGGGCCGAGCCAGCGATCGTAGACGGCGTCGAGCCAGGAGGGCGGCGTACCCATATGGGTGTCCGAAATGACGGCGATCTGCATGGGGACGGAAAGGGGTGTGCCTATTCGGCGACCTTCTTGGCGCGGAAGCGGATGTAGGCGTCGCGGACCGCGGCGTACTTGTCCACCGCCCCGTCGGTCAGGGTCTCGTACTCGTTGCCTTCAAGCTGCAGGGAGAGCTCGTTCAGGTTCTTGTAGGCACGGATGCCCAGGAACTCAAGGAAGGTGAACCGGCCGTAGGTCAGTGGATCGCAGTAGGCGTCCGCCACCCAGCCCACGGTGCCCCGGATGGAGCTGGGGCCGATGAACGGCCAGACGAGATATATACCGGGGCCGAACCCGGCCTTGCCCAGGGTCTGGTCGAAACCGTCGGCCGTGGGCCGCTCGGGCTCCCAGTTCTTGGGCATGCCGCCGGTGACGTCGCCCAGGCCGAGCACGCCGAACGAGGTGTTGGCCACGAACTTGGAGGTCTCCATGTAGGCGGCGTCCCACTTGCCGGTCAACAGGTCGTTGAGGAACCGGACCGGGAAGAGCAGGTTGGTGAAAAAGTTGGAAACCCAGGTGCGGGGCCGGGGCGGGACCACCCAGGCATACCCTCGGGCCATGGGCCGGAACACGCCCCGATAGAGGGAGTCGTTGATCTGGAACCAGAACCGGTTCCAGCCGGACAAGGGGTCGCTGACCAGGGGCTGGTCGCTGTACTGGGCGTCGAACTCGTCGAAGTCATCGGCGGCGGCGGGAGCGGTGGAGGGGACGGCGGCCGGCTCGCCGCCGAACTGGGCCACGCGGACCGGTTCGGCCGGGGCTTCGGCAGCGAAACAGACCCCCGACGCCCCCAGCAGGAGCGCGGCGGTCAGCACCATGGTCAGCAGGCGAAAGCCCTCTTTTTCTCCGTTCATCACGATGCCGGTTCTTCCTCTTTGCCCTGGTCGATCTGTTCGATACGATCCTGGATCGTTTTCAGCAAATCCTCGCCGGTCCCCTTGTTCAGGACCTCGGCAAACTGGCTGCGATAATTCATCACCAGGCTCACGCCTTCGGCGACGACATCATAAATCATCCATTTTCCTTGAACGATTTTCAAACGGAATTCAACTACTATTTTTTTGTCTTTGTCAATGATTTCCGTCTGGACCTTTGCGTTGTTGCCGGAAATCTCCTCGTGCGTGTAGCTCACGTTCTGTCCGCCATAAGCGGGGATGCGCTTCAGATAGGAGCGCTCCAGGAGCTTGACAAAGGCGTCCGTGAGCCGTTTGTGCAGGTCCGGGGACATGTCCAGCCAGGGCCGGCCCACGGCGTATTTGGTGACCAGGTCGAAGTCGATGTACTGCTCGGCCACCTCGCGCAGACGGCTGATGGCCTCGTCATGCCGGGACGGGTCCTGCATGGCCGGATCGGACAGCATCTTGACGATCTGGTCCACGCCTTCGCGCACCCGGTCGGTGGGGGACTGCCCGGCCACGGCGGCGAAAGCGCCGACGGCCATGAGGCAGCTCAGAACAAGGGCCAATGTGATTCGTTTACAAAACATAAGATTCCTATCCCTGGTGAGCCGTCGGTCTCTATACAGAGCCGAAGGCGAACTTGCTGATCAGGTCCTCGAGATCGACGGCGGGCAGGGTGTTGAACAGGGTATCGCCCGGCTTGACCGGGTCGCCGACCCCGCCCGGCGCGATCTTCACGTACTTGTCGCCGATCAGGCCGTTGGTCTTGATTGCGGCGATGGCGTCGTCCGTAAGCTGCACTTCCTTGAGCAGCATCATGGTGACCGAGGCCACGCCTTTCTTCTGGTCCAGGCCGATATGGCTGACAAAGCCGATGTCCACACCGAACATCTGCACCGGGGCGTTGACCTTCAGCCCCGAGATATCGGTGAAATTCGCCTTGATCTCGTAATACTTGTCCGAAAAGAGCTGCACGTTGCCCAGCTTGACGCTCATGTAGACAACGGCCAGCAGCCCCATGATCACGAAGATTCCTACAGCGGTCTCTTTCTTTATTTTGAACATCGGTCGTCCTTCCGGATGGTGATTTTTTCGCCCAGGGCCTTGGTGCAGTCGATGCGCAGCATGGCCGGATCGATGGGCGGCATGGTCAGCCTCGGGGCGTCCCGCTCCTCGGCCTTACGGTCCAGGAACCGGCGCAGATACGGGTCCGTGGTCTTCTCCAACTCCTCGATGGTCCCCTGGTACAGGCAGCGGTGCTCGCCCAGGATGACCACGAAATCGGCCAGCCCGCGCATGCTCGCCAGGTCGTGGGTGACCACGACCATGGTCATGTCGAAGTGGCACATCATCTCCAGCAGGAGCTGGTCCAGCTCGGCCGAGAGCACCGGGTCCAGCCCGGAAGTCGGCTCGTCGCAGAAGAGCACCTGCGGGTCCATGACCAGGGCCCGCGCCAATCCGGCCCGCTTGCGCATACCGCCGGACAGCTCGTTGGGAAACAGCTCCAGGGCGTGGCCCAGGCCGACCAGTTCGAGCCGGTCCTGGACGATGCGCATGACCTCCGGCTCCTTGAGCCGGGTGTGCTCGCGCAGGGGCAGGGCCACGTTGTCCTTGAGCCTGAGCGACCCGAGGAGCGCGCCGTCCTGGAAGAGCACGCCCGTGCGCTGGCGCATGCAATGCGCCTGCCTGGCCGTCATCCCGCCCAGGTCGTGGCCGCCCATCAGGATGCGGCCGCCCATGGGCTGGTGCAGCCCCAGAATGTGCCGGAGCACGGTGGACTTGCCGCAACCCGAGCCGCCCACGATCATGGACAACTGGCCGCCGGGAAATTCGATGTTCAGATCCTTGACCACGGGCGTGGCGCCGTACCCCACGGTCAGGTCTTCCAGTCGTATGCTCGGTGCCGTGCTCACGCCTCTCTCCTACCACAACAACGACGTCAGTACGTAATCCGCCGCCAGGATGACGACGCAGGACTTGACCACCGCGCTGGTGGTGGACTGGCTGACGCCCTCGGGACCGGCATGTCCGGACCGAAGGTGGGTGTAATACCCCTCGAAACAGCAGATGGTGCAGACCAGCACACCGAAGACGATGGCCTTGACGAACCCGCCCTCGATGTCGTCCCAATCCAGCGAACCGGACACCCGCGACCAGTACACGCCCGCGTTGGCCCCGAGCAGCTTCACGCCCGTCAGCCAGCCGCCCCACAGGGCGATGAGGTTGAAGAACGCGGTCAACAGGGGGAAGCTGATCAGGCAGGCGGCCATCTTCGGGGCCACCATGTAACGCATGGGATTGACGTCCATGATGGTCAGGGCGTCGATCTGCTCGGAGATGCGCATGACCCCGATCTCGGCGGTCATGGCCGATCCGGCCCGGCCCGTGAGCATGATCGCGGTCAGCACCGGGGCCAGCTCGCGGACCATGGACAAGGCCACGCCCGTACCCAGAAACCCGTCCGCGCCGAACACGGACAGGGCGTAATAGAGCTGCATGCCCATGACCATGCCCGTGAACAGCCCGATCAGGGCGATCACCGACACCGACTGCACACCGATGAAATATATCTGGCGGACGATCTTGGGGAATTGCCCCAGACCCGCGAAGATAAGCCGCAGGGAATCAAGGAGGAAGAGGGTCAGGCTCCCGATTTCGTCTACGATCTCGCGACAGATCCCGCATGGGAACAGAGGCATGGCTGTTCCGCGTGTTTTCTCCGTCATATGATTGGCTCCCCGCCCTTGGACGGCGATCCGCGCCGTCCCGACGAACGCCCCCGCCGTCAACAAACGACGGGCCGCGCATCATCCAATTTGGAATCTTTACCGAATATAGACATAAACGGCAAGACCGTTAAAATAATTTACTATGGGAATCGGCAAGGTGCCCCCGGCCGAAGAAACTCAGTCCTCTTCGGACTTGCCGTTCTTGCGCGCCCACCAGTCCCGGTCGGGGCCGAGAAACCACCACTCCTTGTGGTCGGTCTTCATGACGGTCTCGGCCAGCTCCCGGCCCCACTGCGTACGCACGCGCTTGACCGCGTCCCCCAGCCACTGCCCGGCGTACTTGTTGCCGTGGTCCAGTTCTTCCTTCAGGTTCATGATGAAGTCCAGCTGGTCCGCGTCCTGGGCGAGCTTGGCCTCCAGGGTCTCGGTCTCCTCCAGCTCCTTCCAGTAGCCGAGAATCTCCTCGCCCAGGCCCGTGCCCTCGGTGGCGTGCTCGAGCACCTTCGTGCGCTCGGACTTGTTGTAGATGTGGGCCACGTAGTTGAAGTCCCCGGTGCGCGCCTCATGCAGGTCGTGGAACAGGCACATGTACGTGGTCCGGGCCACGTCCGCCCCGGCCATCAGGGCTAGTACATGGCCGATGACCGCCGTGCGGAACGAATGCTCGGCCACGTTCTCCGAACCGGTGCCCAGGAACTGATACCCGGTCCTCGGCGTCTTGCGCAACATGCCGCACTCGTTCAAAAAGTCCACTATGCGGGTCATCCTGCCGCGCGCTTTCATATCTGCCATGGGTGTGCCTCCGGCGGCCGGGGAAGGGAGAGGGAAACCCTTTGAAAGGGCTTTCCTCTCCTTCTCGGACTCCATCCCTCTCCCTTCCTGAACTTTCTGTGCCGCCTTCGGCGGAGCGGGATGCGGATGGGGGGTCGGTATATTTCTTAAATACTAGTTAACTGCGGTAGTCCGCGTTGATGGAAATGTATTCGCGGGTCAGGTCGCTGGCCAGGAGCATGGAGGAGCCCGGACCGTCGCCCACGTCGATGTGGATGACGATGTCCCGCTCCTTCATGATCGGGTTCAGCAGGTCGTCCATGTTGCCCGGTTCCGGGGTGCCGTTGCGGAAGACCAGCACGCCGCCGATCTTGAGGACCAGGTCCTCGGCCTTGAAGTCCGCGCCCGAGTAGCCCGCCGCGCAGATGATCCGGCCCCAGTTGGGGTCCGAGCCGAACAGCGCGGTCTTGACCAGGGGCGAGTTGCCCACGGCCCGGGCCACCTTCTCGGCGTCCGCGTCGCTCTTCGCGCCCGAGACCTCGATGAAGGCCACCTTGGTGCCGCCCTCGGCGTCCATGACGATCTTGTAGGCCAGCTCCTCCAGCACGGAGAGCAGGTGCTTGCGCAGCAGCACGTAGTCGTCCTCGGACTCGATGGCCACGCCCGACTCGCCGTTGGCCAGGGCCATGACGCAGTCGTTGGTGGACATGTCGCCGTCCACGGTGACCCGGTTGATGGTCAGGTTCACGCAGTCGGCCAGCATGGTCTGCCAGGCCTCGGCCGAGATATCCGCGTCGCAGGCCACGAAGCAGAGCATGGTGGCCATCTTCGGCGAGATCATGCCCGCGCCCTTGCACATGCCGAGCAGGCGGACCTCGCCGCCCTTGAGCTCAAAGGACGCCTCGGCCAGCTTGGGCATCGTGTCCGTGGTCATGATCGCGCGGGCCGTGTCCTCGGGGCCGGCGGTGGCCAGGCTCTCCCTGAGGGCGGGCATGACGTCGGCCCATTTTTGCATGTCGAACTGCGCGCCGATGACCCCGGTGGAGGCGGGCAGCAGCTCGTCGGCCGGGACGTCGAGCGCCCGGGCCGCCAGGTTCAGGGTCTCGCGACAGTTGGCGCGGCCCTGGTCGCCGGTGCAGGCGTTGGCCTGGCCCGAGTTGCCCAGGAAGCCGGACATCTTCCGGCCGTCCGCCAGCATCTCCATGCACTGCAGCACGGGCGCGGCCTTGAACTTGTTGGTCGTGAACACCCCGGCGGCCACGGCCGGAGTCCGGCTGACAATGGCCCCCAGGTCGAGTTTGCCGGCTTTTTTGAACGACGCCGCGGCCGCGGCGAAGCTGTATCCAACGGGTATCTTCATCGGGTTCTCCGGATGCTGTTTTCGAATCGACCACAGCCATAACGCAGAGTCGGCCCGCTGAAAAGAGGGAAGTGGTTGCCTCGCCCCGCGAGCGGGCGTATGCCTGTCGCCATGGACCCGCTCACCCTCGCGCTGATATTCCTCACGTTCTTCTTCGCCGCCTTCCTCAAGGGTACGGCCGGGCTCGGCTTCGCCACCACCTGCCTGGGCATCATGGCCGCCTACCTGGACATGCGCGTGGCCATCCCCCTGGTGATCATCCCGTCCCTGCTGTCCAACACCCTGGTCATGATCGACGCGGGCGGCTTCCTGCCCATCCTGCGCCGTTTCAAATTCATGTTCCTGGCGGCCCTGCCCGGCCTGGCGCTCGGCCTGTGGCTGCTGGGCGGCAGCTCCTCGGCCACGCCCCGCCTGGTCCTGGGCGCGGCCATGATCCTCTATGGC
It encodes the following:
- a CDS encoding tetratricopeptide repeat protein encodes the protein MMSEQGLIEGVFSIERMAKIGTGTTARRVKQTALYYAREVEGDNIELQGLNNKHVPFGPVERITKDELLADYLPMPQLFKEVVGNLRMVQKSVARGDKFRKRGENFTAEYEYANALNLDEQNVRANFGIGLCLLARDEEDKARKVFDRILGLDTAFSDDHKHLFNEYGIALRKKKLFGQAVDYYRRALELSNDDENLWYNLARAQYERQDWAACAEAVAKCLDLDPLHEEGRKMMEHLTRKGLV
- the nhaA gene encoding Na+/H+ antiporter NhaA; translated protein: MAIRDFMACGVEPIEQVLMPFQEFFRSKSTSGILLIVGALAALAWANSPWADSYDALWGTEFTVGFGAAALSKPVILWVNDGLMALFFFVVGLEIKREFLVGELSSRSQAVLPIAAAIGGMVVPATLFALVNRGEPSLAGWGIPMATDIAFALGILALLGDRVPYQIKIFLTAVAIVDDIGSILVIALFYTADISFAMLGLGAVCLALAFAANRMGVRTPVFYALAGCLLWFFVLKSGVHSTVAGVLMAFAIPARTRCDAAAYSINAGRLLEDYRKAAGPDESVLTNRDMHSALLSMQHITTRAQTPLQRLEHGLHPLVDFVVMPVFALANAGVSLSGGIPAQAAPAALGTALGLVLGKPVGIVLMVLFIIRFSEGYPRGVTLRHFVGAGLLGGIGFTMSLFIATLAFGHAPGLLAGAKTAVLGASLIAGVAGYLVLRSAPPAKPPTG
- a CDS encoding EAL domain-containing protein encodes the protein MKAPKLFVKPLLFMVVIFGMIAVVTSMTFSNKLRREMTREYESKALALARSVAESDISTILSQDAGALQGRIDQYLGINAVSYVLVADENGNVLAHTFVPFIPDRIMRLVAETPKVETREEHILRDVVLDGKRYLHVSSPILSGLAGDVHIGMDYAVIDRNIHEAVLEQQVVMLILFGVSLLLVFLFVVNISQPLRQLTEYAGRVAVKDFGKVPEIHSTDEVGQLAKAMEAMTGQISELVGSLEDRVRKKTRELQEARDALKQKVEERTSELMRTNTQLKIEIAERKVIGDALRKAEKKYRTIFENAVEGIYQSSYSGRFQDTNPALARILGYKSPEDLMSSVYDIGTQMYVDPDRRKEFLRLIEERNEVKNFVSKMRKRDGRIIWVAENARKIVDENGNIVCFEGSIEDITMRKKAEDQLKRQAFHDPLTGLPNRALFLDHLRMAMERSRRRKHMFAVLYMDLDRFKVVNDSLGHDAGDELLRGVARVLEQCGRSVDTIARFGGDEFAILQEEISAPKDAIAIARRILEGVRQPFTIGGNEVFTSASLGIVLKTDGYDRPEALLRDADTAMYRAKELGKSRFKVFNRKMHDQALQLMELETDLRRAVDLREFEVVYQPIVQLDTRQVCGFEALVRWRHPEHGIIGPGDFISLAEDTGLIYAIDNLVLEEACAQVRRWQTLAGVTKGSELTVNINISGKHFGQSMLAGQISRALEDSGLSADSLNIEITESALMDNPSVAEEILQQLKDLGIRICIDDFGTGYSSLSYLQRFPIDVVKVDRSFIIAVDEDPDSQAIVRTVFSLGESMGLKIVAEGVETSGQLGFLEREGCRFVQGYFFYKPLTVSEVDHLLEGQRRG
- a CDS encoding ABC transporter substrate-binding protein, which translates into the protein MRTILPGAVLLALLFTLLLGPAPARAQGERELVFGMSAAFTGANGELGIEYYRGLMAYLDYYNERVGEGGWTIRVEPANDGYNPGPSFQNTVNFIVRDNVFALAAYVGTPTATHVLPLLQKFADRHIYMLFPFTGAQPLRGEPFGKYVFNLRASYFDETRVLVDHLLAVGRGRIGVFYQSDAYGRTGWDGVRRALAVHGLHIVSEAAYHRGASFGQDFSVEARHLMDAGADVIIVVGTYASQAAFIRDARNAGCDLPIAGLSFTDSDKMLDLLKAESERTGRDYTTDLIQSQVVPSYEETGLPGVRLYREIMGNYEGGIMPSGGEEYSPRRYSFVSFEGFLNGMLLGEMVRRMGDAPSRERIPEVMESIHDFDLGIGVDAHFGPNRHQGLDAVYLTTVRDGRFRPVDSWERWRR
- a CDS encoding metallophosphoesterase family protein is translated as MGTPPSWLDAVYDRWLGPSDALIHCGDITSAAAWAYFLRHDNFLCVRGNCDWDPELAERLEPMLTAQVGPLNVGVTHGWGPRSQVPVQVARAFGPGYDLVCYGHTHARDWSVVDGVRLVNPGSLGESGSLALVHVDGQGGLRCEFVDVF
- a CDS encoding MlaA family lipoprotein, with protein sequence MNGEKEGFRLLTMVLTAALLLGASGVCFAAEAPAEPVRVAQFGGEPAAVPSTAPAAADDFDEFDAQYSDQPLVSDPLSGWNRFWFQINDSLYRGVFRPMARGYAWVVPPRPRTWVSNFFTNLLFPVRFLNDLLTGKWDAAYMETSKFVANTSFGVLGLGDVTGGMPKNWEPERPTADGFDQTLGKAGFGPGIYLVWPFIGPSSIRGTVGWVADAYCDPLTYGRFTFLEFLGIRAYKNLNELSLQLEGNEYETLTDGAVDKYAAVRDAYIRFRAKKVAE
- a CDS encoding ABC transporter substrate-binding protein codes for the protein MAVGAFAAVAGQSPTDRVREGVDQIVKMLSDPAMQDPSRHDEAISRLREVAEQYIDFDLVTKYAVGRPWLDMSPDLHKRLTDAFVKLLERSYLKRIPAYGGQNVSYTHEEISGNNAKVQTEIIDKDKKIVVEFRLKIVQGKWMIYDVVAEGVSLVMNYRSQFAEVLNKGTGEDLLKTIQDRIEQIDQGKEEEPAS
- the mlaD gene encoding outer membrane lipid asymmetry maintenance protein MlaD; protein product: MFKIKKETAVGIFVIMGLLAVVYMSVKLGNVQLFSDKYYEIKANFTDISGLKVNAPVQMFGVDIGFVSHIGLDQKKGVASVTMMLLKEVQLTDDAIAAIKTNGLIGDKYVKIAPGGVGDPVKPGDTLFNTLPAVDLEDLISKFAFGSV